The Coffea arabica cultivar ET-39 chromosome 4e, Coffea Arabica ET-39 HiFi, whole genome shotgun sequence genome includes a window with the following:
- the LOC140004587 gene encoding probable boron transporter 2, whose product MEETFVPFRGIKNDLKGRLLCYKQDWKGGIRAGIRILAPTTYIFFASAIPVISFGEQLERNTNGTLTAVQTLASTALCGVVHSIVGGQPLLILGVAEPTVLMYTFMFDFAKDRKDLGQKLFLAWTGWVCVWTALLLFLLAILGACSIINRFTRLAGELFGLLIAMLFMQQAIRGVVEEFGVPERENPKQTALLPSWRFGNGMFALVLSFGLLLTALRSRKARSWQYGTGSLRGFIADYGVPFMVLVWTAVSYIPVNSVPRGIPRRLFSPNPWSPGAYSNWTVIKDMVHVPPLYIVGAIIPATMIAVLYYFDHSVASQLAQQKEFNLKKPAAYHYDLLLLGFLVIVCGLIGIPPSNGVIPQSPMHTKSLATLKHQLLRNKLVSTARKSIRRNANLGQLYDSMREAYNEMQTPLVFQTPPALGLKELKDSTIQRASSSGYIDAPVDETVFDVDKDVDDLLPVEVKEQRLSNLLQALMVGGCVAAMPLLKKIPTSVLWGYFAFMAIESLPGNQFWERILLLFTAPSRKYKVLEKYHATFVETVPFRTIASFTVFQTVYLLLCFGITWIPIAGVLFPLLIMLLVPVRQYILPKFFKGAHLQDLDAAEYEEAPAIPFNISYEGQEGQARTTHINSGEILDEIVTRSRGEIRHASSPRVNSSTPTSVEDIRTVYSPRGLLHRAHSPRVDELRAERSPRMPGRQTPSPRPSILGQGSTGSSST is encoded by the exons ATGGAAGAAACATTTGTTCCATTCCGTGGAATCAAGAATGATCTTAAAGGAAGGCTTCTTTGCTACAAGCAAGACTGGAAAGGTGGAATCCGCGCAGGCATAAG GATCCTTGCTCCAactacatatatattttttgcatCAGCTATTCCAGTTATATCTTTCGGGGAGCAATTGGAAAGGAATACCA ATGGAACCTTAACTGCAGTTCAAACTCTTGCATCAACGGCACTTTGTGGAGTGGTCCACTCAATCGTTGGTGGACAACCACTCCTGATACTTGGTGTAGCTGAGCCAACTGTTTTGATGTACACGTTTATGTTCGACTTTGCAAAAGATCGAAAGGATTTGGGACAGAAGCTCTTCTTAGCCTGGACTGGATG GGTATGCGTGTGGACAGcccttttgcttttcttgctGGCCATTTTGGGTGCTTGCTCTATCATAAATAGATTTACACGCTTGGCTGGTGAATTGTTTGGCCTTCTAATTGCAATGCTCTTCATGCAGCAGGCTATTCGG GGAGTTGTGGAGGAGTTTGGGGTGCCAGAAAGAGAAAATCCAAAACAAACTGCACTCCTACCTTCGTGGCGCTTTGGAAATGGAATGTTTGCTTTGGTTCTGTCATTTGGACTACTGCTTACTGCATTGAGGAGCCGTAAAGCCAGATCCTGGCAGTATGGGACAG GTTCACTGCGCGGATTCATAGCTGACTATGGCGTCCCATTTATGGTGCTTGTATGGACTGCTGTTTCCTATATTCCAGTAAATAGTGTTCCACGAGGAATACCGAGGCGGCTTTTTAGTCCAAATCCATGGTCTCCTGGTGCATATTCAAATTGGACAGTTATCAAG GATATGGTGCATGTTCCTCCACTGTATATTGTTGGAGCAATTATTCCTGCCACAATGATTGCCGTACTTTACTATTTTGATCACAGTGTGGCATCTCAACTTGCCCAACAAAAGGAGTTCAATCTAAAGAAGCCTGCTGCCTACCACTATGATCTTCTTTTGTTgggtttcttg GTTATAGTCTGTGGTCTAATCGGCATCCCTCCTTCCAATGGCGTCATTCCACAATCTCCTATGCATACCAAAAGCTTGGCAACTCTGAAACACCAG CTTCTACGCAATAAACTTGTATCAACTGCTCGAAAAAGCATACGCAGAAATGCAAATCTTGGCCAGCTATATGATAGCATGCGAGAAGCTTACAATGAAATGCAAACCCCACTTGTCTTCCAAACTCCACCAGCTTTG GGACTAAAAGAGCTGAAAGACTCCACGATTCAACGAGCCTCAAGTAGTGGTTATATTGATGCACCCGTTGATGAGACTGTTTTTGATGTGGATAAGGATGTTGATGATCTTTTACCTGTGGAAGTCAAAGAACAGCGTCTCAGCAATCTACTTCAAGCTTTAATGGTTGGTGGTTGTGTTGCTGCTATGCCTCTGTTGAAAAAGATTCCTACTTCGGTTCTCTGGGGGTACTTTGCTTTCATGGCAATTGAAAGCTTGCCTGGAAACCAATTTTGGGAGAGGATATTACTCCTTTTCACTGCTCCAAGTagaaaatataa GGTGCTGGAGAAATATCATGCAACATTTGTTGAGACAGTTCCTTTCAGGACAATTGCCAGCTTCACTGTCTTTCAAACAGTCTACTTGCTTTTATGCTTTGGCATAACGTGGATACCAATAGCTGGTGTCCTTTTTCCATTATTAATCATGCTTCTTGTCCCAGTACGGCAGTATATACTTCCCAAGTTTTTCAAAGGAGCCCATCTACAAGACTTAGATGCTGCAGAATATGAGGAAGCCCCTGCGATACCTTTTAATATATCTTATGAA GGGCAAGAAGGTCAAGCAAGGACTACCCACATTAACAGCGGTGAAATACTTGATGAAATTGTCACAAGAAGCCGTGGTGAGATCCGGCATGCATCTAGCCCAAGGGTAAATAGTTCAACTCCAACTTCAGTAGAAGACATAAGGACAGTGTATAGCCCACGGGGATTGTTGCATAGGGCACACAGCCCCCGGGTGGATGAGCTTAGGGCAGAAAGAAGTCCAAGAATGCCTGGAAGGCAAACTCCTAGTCCCCGTCCATCTATCCTTGGTCAAGGCAGTACTGGTTCCTCTTCTACCTAG